The proteins below come from a single Bubalus kerabau isolate K-KA32 ecotype Philippines breed swamp buffalo chromosome 19, PCC_UOA_SB_1v2, whole genome shotgun sequence genomic window:
- the UBR7 gene encoding putative E3 ubiquitin-protein ligase UBR7, with protein sequence MAGAEEPAGRQSELEPVVSLVDVLEEDEELENEACAVLGGSDSEKCSYSQGSVKRQALYACSTCTPEGEEPAGICLACSYECHGSHKLFELYTKRNFRCDCGNSKFKNLECKLFPDKAKINSGNKYNDNFFGLYCVCKRPYPDPEDEIPDEMIQCIVCEDWFHGRHLGAIPPESGDFQEMVCQACMKRCSFLWAYAAQLAVTKVTTEDDGLVLNVDGVGDQEVIKTENGAHQDNALEEDVPEHGKAIVKEVKAEQTNEPCTSSSSESDLQKAFQNQHLNTESQSGCKLEELKAKQFIKKDTATYWPLNWRSKLCTCKDCMKMYGDLDVLFLTDEYDTVLAYENKGKVDQATDRRDPLMDTLNSMNRVQQVELICEYNDLKTELKDYLKRFADEGTVVKREDIQQFFEEFQSKKRRRVDGMQYYCS encoded by the exons ATGGCCGGAGCCGAGGAGCCAGCTGGGCGACAGTCGGAGTTGGAGCCCGTGGTATCGTTGGTCGATGTACTTGAGGAGGACGAGGAACTGGAGAATGAGGCTTGCGCCGTCCTGGGCGGCAGTGACTCGGAGAAGTGCTCCTACTCGCAG GGTTCAGTAAAGAGACAAGCACTGTATGCCTGCAGTACCTGCACTCCAGAGGGAGAAGAACCAGCAGGAATTTGCCTGGCTTGCAGTTATGAATGTCATGGAAGTCATAAACTATTTGAGCTGTacacaaaaag aAATTTTCGTTGTGATTGTGGAAACAGCAAGTTTAAAAATTTGGAATGCAAATTATTTCCT GACAAAGCAAAGATAAATTCTGGCAATAAGTACAATGACAACTTTTTTGGATTGTACTGCGTTTGCAAGAGACCTTACCCTGATCCTGAAGATGAG ATTCCAGATGAGATGATCCAGTGTATAGTCTGTGAAGATTGGTTTCATGGAAGG CATCTTGGCGCCATTCCTCCTGAGAGTGGGGATTTCCAAGAGATGGTGTGCCAGGCTTGCATGAAGCGCTGTTCTTTCTTGTGGGCTTATGCTGCACAGCTGGCAG TAACAAAAGTAACTACTGAAGATGATGGGTTGGTGCTGAATGTTGATGGAGTAGGCGATCAAGAAGTTATCAAAACTGAAAATGGAGCTCATCAAGATAATGCCCTCGAAGAGGATGTTCCAGAACATGGAAAGGCTATTGTGAAGGAAGTTAAAGCAGAGCAGACAAACGAACCGTGTACCAGCTCTAGTTCTGAATCTGATCTCCAG AAAGCATTTCAGAATCAACATCTCAACACAGAATCACAGTCTGGCTGCAAACTTGAGGAGCTTAAAGCTAAGCAGTTTATAAAGAAAGACACTGCCACCTATTGGCCCCTGAACTGGAGGAGCAAGTTGTGTACCTGCAAAGACTGTATG aaaatgtatggCGATCTAGATGTCCTGTTCCTGACAGATGAATATGACACAGTTCTGGCTTATGAAAACAAAGGCAAGGTTGACCAGGCAACTGACAGGAGAGACCCGCTAATGGACACCCTAAATAGCATGAACAGAGTCCAGCAAGTGGAACTTATTTGTG AATACAATGACTTGAAGACTGAACTTAAAGACTATCTCAAGAGATTTGCTGATGAAGGCACA GTGGTTAAGAGAGAGGACATCCAGCAGTTCTTTGAAGAATTTCAgtcaaaaaagagaagaagagtgGATGGGATGCAGTATTATTGCAGCTAG
- the GON7 gene encoding EKC/KEOPS complex subunit GON7 isoform X2 — MELLGEYVGLEGQRQQLRVPCEAPGVTDPFQSLLSGVAQMRELVTELFSSQVQQEAQDRVSAAPDEALDGDDEDDSEDENNTDNRTNSDGPSAKRQKTPS; from the exons ATGGAGCTGTTGGGAGAGTACGTCGGACTGGAAGGGCAGCGACAGCAGCTACGGGTGCCCTGTGAGGCGCCGGGCGTCACCGACCCTTTCCAGAGCTTGTTGTCCGGTGTGGCTCAGATGAGGGAGCTGGTGACTGAGCTCTTCAGCTCTCAGGTACAGCAGGAAGCACAGGACCGGGTGTCGGCGGCTCCCGACGAGGCCTTGGACG gtgatgatgaagatgattcAGAAGATGAAAATAACACTGATAACAGAACTAATTCAGATGGACCATCTGCAAAACGGCAAAAAACACCATCTTAA
- the LYSET gene encoding lysosomal enzyme trafficking factor isoform X2, which yields MMNFRQRMGWIGVGLYLLASAAAFYYVFEINESYNRLALEHIQQHPEEPLEGTTWTHSLKTRLLSLPFWFWTIVFLIPYLQMFLFLYSCTRADPKTVGYCIIPICLAVICNRHQAFVKASNQISRLQLIDT from the coding sequence ATGATGAATTTCCGTCAGCGGATGGGATGGATCGGAGTGGGACTGTACCTATTAGCAAGTGCAGCAGCATTTTACTACGTTTTTGAAATCAATGAGAGTTACAACAGGCTGGCCTTGGAACACATTCAACAGCACCCAGAGGAGCCCCTTGAAGGAACCACGTGGACACACTCCTTGAAAACTCGGTTGCTCTCCCTGCCTTTTTGGTTCTGGACAATTGTTTTTCTGATACCTTACTTACAGATGTTTTTATTCCTTTACTCTTGTACAAGAGCTGACCCCAAAACGGTGGGCTACTGTATTATTCCCATATGCTTGGCAGTTATATGCAATCGCCACCAAGCATTTGTCAAGGCTTCTAATCAGATCAGCAGACTACAACTGATTGACACATAA
- the GON7 gene encoding EKC/KEOPS complex subunit GON7 isoform X1 yields MELLGEYVGLEGQRQQLRVPCEAPGVTDPFQSLLSGVAQMRELVTELFSSQVQQEAQDRVSAAPDEALDGTERLRPCASHWAELWRKNEVNATQFLFLWNSVGG; encoded by the exons ATGGAGCTGTTGGGAGAGTACGTCGGACTGGAAGGGCAGCGACAGCAGCTACGGGTGCCCTGTGAGGCGCCGGGCGTCACCGACCCTTTCCAGAGCTTGTTGTCCGGTGTGGCTCAGATGAGGGAGCTGGTGACTGAGCTCTTCAGCTCTCAGGTACAGCAGGAAGCACAGGACCGGGTGTCGGCGGCTCCCGACGAGGCCTTGGACG GTACTGAACGCCTACGGCCCTGTGCCAGTCACTGGGCTGAACTCtggagaaagaatgaagtgaatgCGACTCAGTTCCTGTTCTTGTGGAACTCTGTGGGAGGTTAG